One window of Pseudochaenichthys georgianus chromosome 18, fPseGeo1.2, whole genome shotgun sequence genomic DNA carries:
- the rell1 gene encoding RELT-like protein 1: MADTTASTHAQTIASATEDGGEVANNTEYIAFVLVPVFFLLGLLGVVICHVLKSKGYRCTTEANDGEECEEKDPELGGDMNDTLSENNDTVGQIVHYIMKNEANSDALKAMVHETSIDSDGPPLTPTSPGTPPLTPISPGAPPGALKHTCSHLHTIGGLGGHKNICNRCSQKKWPLMRRLSARKPEQRRIQSGEVTVLAVGRFRVTKCEKPARDRRTLLITDSNGSVPASPTEAEPSSRTTSESQQEEKDDDDVDKENR; encoded by the exons ATGGCCGATACTACCGCCAGTACGC ATGCTCAGACTATAGCTTCTGCGACAGAAGACGGTGGAGAAGTGGCGAATAACACGGAATACATCGCCTTTGTTCTTGTGCCTGTTTTCTTCCTCTTGGGCCTGTTGGGGGTGGTGATCTGCCACGTGTTGAAGAGCAAGGGCTACCGCTGCACCACTGAGGCCAATGATGGGGAGGAGTGTGAGGAGAAGGATCCTGAGCTGGGCGGAG ACATGAATGACACCCTCAGTGAAAACAACGACACAGTGGGGCAGATTGTCCACTACATCATGAAAAATGAAG CAAACTCAGACGCGCTGAAAGCCATGGTTCATGAAACCAGCATCGACTCTGATGG TCCTCCGCTCACCCCAACCTCTCCCGGCACCCCCCCGCTGACCCCCATATCCCCGGGTGCCCCCCCAGGAGCCCTCAAGCACACCTGCAGCCACCTGCACACCATCGGGGGCCTGGGGGGCCACAAGAACATCTGCAACCGCTGCAGCCAGAAGAAGTGGCCGCTGATGAGGAGGCTGTCGGCGAGGAAGCCGGAGCAGCGGCGCATCCAATCAGGAGAGGTCACGGTGCTCGCTGTGGGCAG GTTCCGGGTGACGAAGTGTGAAAAGCCGGCCCGGGACAGACGGACGCTGCTGATCACGGACTCCAACGGGAGCGTCCCTGCGTCTCCAACGGAGGCGGAGCCTAGCAGCCGGACGACCTCCGAGTCCCAGCAG